One genomic segment of Litorilinea aerophila includes these proteins:
- the nirA gene encoding ferredoxin--nitrite reductase (ferredoxin-dependent assimilatory nitrite reductase) — MNNIEVLKAHKRPLDIIEDIYRWAEEGFEAIPPEQYDLLKWYGLFHRKQTPGYFMLRMRISNGLLDTYQLRTLAGISRDFGRGVGDFTTRQNIQLRWIEITQVPELFQRLHEAGLTCQQTGMDNFRNVTGCPVAGMSRDEFLDARQQAVATALSLLGREFENLPRKFNISISGCRYDCAHAQSNDIGLIPAMRRVGKHLIKGFNVLVGGALGGTTPHLAEPLDVFVRPEEATALCRAILTVFRDHGNRENRKEARLKWLIWDWGMDRFRAEVMKVYGAALPPAGESQLYPHHAAPLERDHLGVHPQKQRGLNYVGLLVPVGRFTAQQLFDLADLADRYGSGEVRLTNDQNVIIPNVPDAHLSDLLAEPLLQEWSPTPSGILRGLVTCTGKDYCHFALNDTKGISLAIARELEKRFPEADRIVRINVSGCIHACGRHRASELGLQAQRVRLPDGTIVDGFDIFKGGQLGEEPRLGELVHKRATLEETVAYLSAEIGTKYHPLAEAAD; from the coding sequence ATGAACAATATCGAGGTCCTGAAGGCCCACAAACGCCCCCTGGATATCATTGAAGACATTTATCGCTGGGCAGAAGAAGGGTTCGAAGCCATTCCGCCGGAGCAGTATGACCTCCTGAAATGGTATGGCCTGTTTCATCGCAAACAGACGCCAGGGTACTTCATGCTGCGCATGCGCATTTCCAATGGCCTCCTGGATACTTACCAGCTGCGGACCCTGGCCGGCATTTCTCGAGACTTTGGCCGGGGAGTGGGGGACTTCACCACCCGCCAGAACATTCAGCTGCGCTGGATTGAAATCACACAGGTGCCGGAGCTCTTCCAACGCCTCCATGAAGCCGGGCTCACCTGCCAGCAGACGGGCATGGACAACTTCCGCAATGTCACCGGCTGCCCCGTGGCCGGGATGAGCCGGGATGAGTTCCTGGATGCCCGACAGCAGGCAGTGGCCACAGCCCTCTCTCTGCTGGGCCGGGAATTCGAGAACCTGCCCCGCAAGTTCAACATCTCCATCAGCGGCTGCCGCTACGACTGCGCCCACGCCCAAAGTAACGACATCGGCCTGATCCCGGCCATGCGTCGGGTGGGCAAGCACCTGATCAAGGGGTTTAACGTGCTGGTGGGCGGCGCCCTGGGGGGCACCACCCCCCACCTGGCCGAGCCCCTGGATGTCTTCGTGCGGCCGGAGGAGGCCACCGCCCTCTGCCGGGCCATCCTGACCGTCTTCCGCGACCACGGCAACCGGGAAAACCGCAAAGAAGCGCGGCTGAAATGGCTGATCTGGGATTGGGGCATGGATCGCTTCCGGGCTGAAGTGATGAAGGTCTACGGCGCAGCGCTGCCCCCAGCCGGCGAGAGCCAGCTCTACCCCCACCACGCCGCCCCCCTGGAGCGGGATCACCTGGGCGTCCACCCCCAGAAGCAGCGGGGCCTCAACTACGTGGGCCTGCTGGTGCCGGTGGGCCGTTTCACCGCCCAACAGCTTTTTGATCTGGCCGACCTGGCCGACCGCTACGGCAGCGGTGAAGTCCGCCTGACCAACGATCAAAACGTCATCATCCCCAACGTGCCCGATGCCCACCTGTCGGACCTGCTGGCAGAGCCCCTACTCCAGGAGTGGAGCCCTACCCCGTCCGGCATCCTGCGGGGCCTGGTGACCTGCACCGGCAAGGACTACTGCCACTTCGCCCTCAACGACACCAAGGGCATTTCCCTGGCCATTGCCCGGGAGCTGGAAAAGCGCTTCCCCGAGGCGGATCGTATCGTCCGCATCAACGTCTCCGGCTGCATCCACGCCTGTGGCCGCCACCGGGCCAGCGAGCTGGGGCTCCAGGCGCAGCGGGTGCGCCTGCCCGATGGTACCATCGTGGATGGCTTCGACATTTTCAAGGGCGGACAACTGGGTGAAGAACCCAGGCTGGGCGAGTTGGTCCACAAGCGGGCCACCCTGGAAGAGACGGTGGCCTATCTGTCCGCTGAAATTGGAACGAAATATCACCCCCTGGCCGAAGCGGCAGACTGA
- the rph gene encoding ribonuclease PH has product MITAGKESRVCATKRGPDELRPVQFELDYVMYPEGSVLISMGNTKVLCNATVEENLPRWLRHGKFRHGWVTAEYAMLPRSTQERNNRETLTPKGRTQEIKRLIARSLRGAVDLEKLGERQIVVDCDVIQADGGTRTAAITGGYVALALAIRRLEHKNLVPPGVIKQAVAAVSVGLVNGKAVLDLDYEMDLAADVDLNVVMTSDGRYVEVQGTAEGQPFSRGALNAMLLLAEMGISQLLTLQNEALARARI; this is encoded by the coding sequence ATGATCACAGCAGGAAAGGAATCGCGTGTGTGTGCGACCAAGCGTGGGCCGGATGAGTTGCGGCCAGTGCAGTTTGAGCTGGACTATGTCATGTACCCGGAGGGATCGGTCCTGATCTCCATGGGCAATACCAAGGTCCTCTGCAATGCCACCGTCGAGGAGAATCTCCCCCGGTGGCTGCGCCACGGCAAGTTTCGCCATGGGTGGGTTACGGCGGAATACGCCATGTTACCCCGCAGCACCCAGGAGCGAAACAACCGGGAAACCTTGACCCCTAAGGGCCGAACCCAGGAGATCAAGCGGCTCATCGCCAGAAGCCTGCGTGGGGCTGTGGACCTGGAGAAGTTGGGCGAACGGCAAATCGTGGTGGACTGCGACGTTATCCAGGCGGATGGGGGCACGCGGACCGCCGCCATCACCGGCGGCTATGTGGCTCTGGCCCTGGCCATCCGACGTCTGGAGCACAAGAACCTGGTGCCACCTGGGGTGATTAAACAGGCCGTGGCCGCGGTCAGCGTGGGGCTGGTCAACGGCAAGGCGGTGCTGGATCTGGACTACGAGATGGATCTGGCCGCCGACGTGGATCTGAACGTGGTCATGACTTCCGACGGCCGATACGTGGAGGTGCAGGGAACGGCCGAGGGGCAGCCGTTCAGCCGGGGGGCACTCAACGCCATGTTGCTCCTGGCCGAGATGGGGATCAGCCAGTTGCTCACCCTGCAGAACGAGGCCCTGGCCCGGGCCAGGATTTGA
- a CDS encoding helix-hairpin-helix domain-containing protein, translating to MTGNRNPVDGKPQTTPSNREIASRLEEIAQLLDAQQANPFRVRAYYNAAETIRGLNRPIHQLLEEEGLEGLERLPTIGKSLARSIEQLIHTGTTPLLERLRGNIRPERVLTTVPGIGPILASRIHEELGIETLGDLLAAAYDGRLEQVPGFGPRRLRAVRESLAGRLHRRPRQEAPQISSPPGESEEPPVAELLDIDREYREKAQANRLPTIAPRRFNPTGEAWLPILHTQRGEHHYTALFSNTARAHELGMTRDWVVIYRDDRRGNGQWTVVTARFGPLRGKRIVRGREAECRAYYQAQTGQDTT from the coding sequence ATGACGGGGAATCGAAACCCAGTTGACGGGAAGCCCCAAACGACGCCAAGCAACCGGGAAATCGCCAGCCGGCTGGAGGAAATTGCCCAGTTGCTGGATGCCCAGCAGGCAAATCCATTTCGGGTGCGGGCCTATTACAACGCGGCAGAAACCATCCGTGGCCTGAACCGACCGATCCACCAGCTGTTGGAAGAAGAAGGGCTGGAAGGGCTGGAGCGACTGCCGACCATCGGCAAGTCCCTGGCCCGCTCCATCGAGCAGCTGATTCACACCGGTACTACGCCGCTGCTGGAACGCCTGCGCGGGAATATTCGCCCGGAGCGGGTTCTGACCACCGTCCCGGGCATCGGGCCAATCCTGGCCAGCCGAATCCACGAGGAGTTGGGAATTGAGACCTTGGGCGACCTGCTGGCCGCGGCCTACGATGGCCGTCTGGAACAGGTGCCGGGCTTTGGGCCACGCCGCCTGCGGGCCGTGCGGGAATCGCTAGCCGGCCGCCTGCATCGGCGTCCTCGACAGGAAGCGCCACAGATATCCTCCCCGCCTGGCGAATCGGAGGAGCCACCGGTGGCCGAACTGCTGGACATCGACCGGGAATACCGGGAGAAAGCACAGGCCAACCGCCTGCCCACCATCGCGCCCCGGCGCTTTAACCCGACCGGTGAGGCGTGGCTACCCATCCTCCACACCCAGCGCGGGGAACACCACTACACGGCCCTTTTCTCCAACACGGCCCGGGCCCATGAACTGGGGATGACCCGGGATTGGGTGGTGATCTACCGGGATGATCGCCGGGGCAACGGCCAGTGGACGGTAGTCACGGCACGCTTTGGCCCCCTGCGGGGCAAGCGCATTGTGCGGGGGCGAGAAGCAGAATGTCGGGCCTACTACCAGGCCCAGACCGGCCAGGACACGACCTGA
- a CDS encoding S8 family serine peptidase, which yields MIHSQIAVLSGGKSWGNAIRWAIMLALILSSVLVAPSPVAANKIQPALLELVNRQPGSTLPIIVQKAGVNQEIESWIRQQGGVITKELPIINAFAAELAGEAVPLLAELPDVRWISLDASVESRGVVENRFYLYASSNGNTPAQPILPLRQEVPSGTTLFNYDTDRDNAPGLLIRRGGDLDASAGSDQIQYWRTPPLASAQILQGNVTLRVYAAIPPDQTLDPNAEVRIQAALFHVDEAGNRVATIARGERAKSNWTHRWQRVTLSFPPVSYILPAHHRLELALTVDGRSANDLVFAFGTRQLASYVSARLANNYLQASSFYLYNDPVANQGDTSSHPILPLAPEEPSDSPLYNYDADRDSGPGLRIRRLDAPGGPLSPDQIQRWRLPTLSTTVQVAAGASLELWVTRPEDSPGQRVQLQATLNQIDSTGRTVQTLAATSAATNLDNGWKKFKFAFNNGPFVIPAGDQLELAVTLDGASEGDVWLAFGTRQYPARLDATLAPLLPHTYLKTIGALEAWEHGYQGQGVRVAVVDSGIWQMAPDLARPDGAGSRVIASYSPVGAVADEYGHGTYVAGIIGSNGAASGGYYRGVAPQAELLNVRVSDQWGASRESDVIAGLQWILDHKDAYNIRVVNLSLNSTVGADSYHNSPLNAAVEILWFNGIVVVVAGGNNGSREPVEVFPPANDPFVIAVGAAEDQGTIDPTDDAIAPFSAFGVTPDGVTRPDLIAPGAYIVSSLAEGSNFDRYFQDYQATYLDPGGHGTRTGFVASGTSVASAVVAGAAALLLQAQPDLNPDQVKYLLTASATPLPGEPGAGAGIINVARALELLRNYGSGAAVPTTNNTYQPSQLLSTGSEPVDWTSVNWNSVNWNSVNWNSVNWNSVNWNSVNWNSTSPQDPQMQEEPGTDSSPEPADVASDGQGLSVNNRPSLNETNPVLAPPLFWEQVSLPGPESTDQTIQGPEPQDSPTGPDAAPAPQDPADEEPAVEEPVAEEPTPAEEEPVAEEPAPTEEEPVAEPPQEEAPADPGQEPTAPEAPAPDSQPPAEQSPDAPEEPAEPTNGQPVNPEGPAGPSQNHQIFLPVIQQ from the coding sequence ATGATTCACAGCCAGATCGCCGTGCTCAGTGGAGGGAAGTCGTGGGGGAACGCCATCCGATGGGCCATCATGTTGGCCCTGATCCTCTCCTCGGTCTTGGTAGCTCCCTCACCGGTAGCCGCCAACAAGATTCAGCCGGCCCTTCTCGAACTGGTCAACCGCCAACCTGGCAGCACTCTTCCCATTATCGTCCAAAAGGCCGGGGTCAACCAGGAGATTGAAAGTTGGATTCGCCAACAGGGTGGCGTGATCACCAAGGAGCTGCCCATCATCAACGCCTTCGCCGCAGAGCTGGCCGGGGAAGCAGTGCCGCTCCTGGCCGAGCTGCCCGATGTGCGCTGGATCAGCCTGGACGCCTCGGTGGAGTCCAGGGGGGTTGTGGAGAACCGGTTTTACCTCTACGCCAGCAGCAACGGAAACACCCCGGCCCAGCCTATCCTGCCTCTGCGCCAGGAGGTGCCGTCTGGCACCACCCTGTTCAACTACGACACTGATCGAGACAATGCACCTGGCCTCCTGATCCGCCGGGGTGGTGACCTGGATGCGTCCGCCGGTAGCGACCAGATCCAATACTGGCGCACTCCGCCCCTGGCATCGGCCCAGATCCTGCAGGGCAATGTGACCCTCCGCGTTTACGCGGCCATCCCCCCAGACCAGACACTCGACCCCAATGCGGAGGTCCGAATTCAGGCAGCCCTCTTCCACGTGGACGAGGCGGGCAACCGGGTCGCCACCATCGCCCGGGGAGAACGGGCCAAGAGCAACTGGACACACCGCTGGCAGCGGGTCACCCTGAGCTTCCCGCCTGTCAGCTATATCTTGCCTGCTCACCATCGCCTGGAACTGGCCTTGACCGTCGATGGGCGCTCTGCCAATGACCTGGTGTTCGCTTTCGGCACCCGGCAACTGGCCTCCTACGTGTCGGCCCGGCTGGCGAACAATTACCTTCAGGCGTCGAGCTTTTATCTGTACAATGATCCGGTGGCCAACCAGGGGGATACCTCCTCCCACCCGATTCTACCGCTGGCGCCCGAAGAGCCATCCGACAGCCCGCTGTATAACTACGATGCGGACCGGGATTCTGGGCCGGGCCTCCGCATTCGACGTCTGGACGCCCCAGGCGGCCCCCTCTCGCCGGACCAGATCCAGCGCTGGCGTCTCCCCACCCTGAGCACCACGGTGCAAGTGGCCGCGGGGGCTTCCCTGGAACTGTGGGTCACCCGGCCAGAGGATAGCCCGGGGCAGCGGGTCCAGCTCCAGGCAACGCTGAACCAGATTGACAGCACCGGCCGTACCGTCCAGACCCTGGCCGCCACATCCGCCGCGACCAATCTGGACAACGGATGGAAGAAGTTCAAGTTTGCCTTCAACAATGGGCCGTTCGTCATACCGGCCGGCGACCAGCTGGAGCTGGCCGTCACCCTGGACGGGGCTTCCGAAGGCGACGTCTGGCTGGCCTTCGGGACGCGCCAATACCCGGCCCGCCTGGACGCGACCCTGGCTCCGCTCCTGCCCCACACCTACCTCAAAACCATCGGCGCGCTGGAGGCATGGGAGCACGGCTACCAGGGCCAGGGTGTACGGGTGGCTGTGGTGGACAGTGGAATCTGGCAGATGGCGCCAGACCTGGCCCGACCCGATGGCGCAGGTAGCCGGGTCATTGCCAGCTATTCCCCGGTGGGCGCCGTAGCGGACGAGTACGGCCATGGCACCTACGTGGCCGGCATCATCGGCAGCAACGGGGCCGCCAGCGGTGGGTACTACCGGGGCGTGGCTCCCCAGGCGGAGCTCCTGAACGTCCGGGTCAGCGACCAGTGGGGGGCCTCCCGGGAGTCTGATGTGATCGCCGGCCTCCAGTGGATCCTGGATCACAAGGATGCCTACAACATCCGGGTGGTCAACCTCTCATTGAACAGCACCGTGGGGGCCGATTCCTACCACAACAGTCCGCTGAACGCGGCGGTGGAGATCCTGTGGTTCAACGGCATCGTGGTGGTGGTGGCCGGGGGCAACAACGGCTCCCGTGAGCCGGTGGAGGTCTTCCCGCCGGCCAACGATCCCTTCGTTATCGCGGTCGGAGCCGCCGAGGACCAGGGCACCATCGACCCCACCGATGATGCCATCGCCCCCTTCTCGGCCTTTGGCGTCACGCCGGATGGCGTCACCCGGCCAGACTTGATCGCGCCGGGAGCCTACATCGTCTCCAGCCTGGCTGAAGGCTCCAACTTTGACCGCTATTTCCAGGATTACCAGGCCACCTATTTGGATCCCGGCGGCCATGGCACCCGAACAGGCTTTGTGGCCTCGGGAACATCCGTGGCCAGCGCCGTGGTGGCCGGCGCCGCCGCACTCCTGCTCCAGGCCCAGCCCGACCTCAACCCGGACCAGGTTAAGTATCTCTTGACCGCCTCGGCCACCCCGCTTCCGGGTGAACCCGGCGCCGGCGCCGGTATCATCAACGTGGCCCGGGCGCTCGAGTTGCTGCGCAACTATGGCTCCGGTGCCGCTGTGCCCACAACCAATAACACTTACCAGCCCAGCCAGCTCCTCTCCACCGGCTCCGAGCCTGTGGATTGGACCAGTGTGAACTGGAATAGTGTCAACTGGAACAGCGTGAACTGGAATAGCGTCAACTGGAACAGTGTCAACTGGAACAGCGTCAACTGGAACAGCACATCGCCGCAGGATCCCCAGATGCAGGAAGAACCGGGTACGGATTCGTCGCCCGAGCCTGCTGACGTGGCGAGCGACGGGCAGGGGCTGAGTGTCAATAACCGGCCTTCCCTCAACGAGACGAATCCAGTCCTGGCCCCGCCCCTCTTCTGGGAGCAGGTCAGCCTCCCCGGGCCGGAATCCACGGACCAGACGATCCAGGGGCCAGAGCCTCAGGACTCGCCCACTGGACCGGATGCCGCCCCGGCGCCACAAGATCCGGCGGATGAGGAGCCCGCGGTCGAGGAACCTGTGGCGGAAGAGCCGACACCAGCCGAGGAAGAGCCTGTGGCAGAAGAGCCGGCACCAACCGAGGAAGAGCCTGTGGCGGAGCCGCCTCAGGAAGAGGCTCCCGCCGATCCAGGCCAGGAACCCACAGCGCCAGAAGCGCCGGCGCCCGACAGCCAGCCACCGGCCGAGCAGAGCCCTGATGCGCCGGAGGAGCCGGCCGAGCCCACCAATGGTCAACCAGTAAATCCGGAGGGTCCGGCTGGGCCCAGCCAGAACCATCAGATTTTCTTGCCGGTGATCCAACAATGA